From the Myripristis murdjan chromosome 14, fMyrMur1.1, whole genome shotgun sequence genome, one window contains:
- the LOC115371654 gene encoding nicotinamide N-methyltransferase-like, with translation MEDLYETKFDPETYLNEFYLMTGKNRRFASFMLCQLSQTFSSGKYKGKRLIEIGTGPTIHTLISASAHFEEIVVSDYAEVNRREVEKWLRDEEGCFNWNRHIQFACDVEGRRTPAVVKETLRQKIKHVLKCDVNLENPFQPLTVEPADCIISSLCLEAACKDREAYRRSLEAVVGLLQPGGVLVMIGDLSETFYTVGDQRFPVVSLSQEFIEDTLCELGMSVQHFNRQKLTNTEDRSDIEANFYLVAHKE, from the exons ATGGAGGACCTGTACGAGACCAAGTTTGATCCGGAGACCTACCTGAATGAGTTCTACCTGATGACGGGAAAAAACAGGCGTTTTGCATCTTTTATGTTGTGCCAGCTGAGCCAGACCTTTTCATCAG GCAAATACAAGGGCAAGAGGCTGATTGAAATTGGGACAGGTCCTACCATCCACACTCTGATCAGCGCCTCTGCCCACTTTGAGGAGATCGTGGTGTCTGATTATGCCGAAGTCAACAGAAGGGAGGTAGAAAAATGGTTAAGAGATGAGGAGGGCTGCTTCAACTGGAATCGCCATATTCAGTTTGCTTGTGATGTCGAGGGGAGAAG GACTCCGGCAGTCGTTAAAGAGACTCTCCGCCAGAAGATCAAGCACGTCCTAAAATGTGACGTCAACCTGGAGAATCCATTCCAGCCGTTAACAGTAGAGCCTGCAGACTGCATCATATCATCTCTCTGTCTGGAGGCTGCCTGTAAAGACCGGGAGGCCTACAGGCGCTCACTGGAAGCTGTGGTGGGTTTGCTGCAGCCTGGAGGAGTCCTGGTGATGATTGGAGATCTTAGTGAGACTTTCTATACAGTGGGGGATCAGAGGTTCCCCGTGGTCAGCCTGAGCCAAGAATTTATTGAAGATACACTCTGTGAGTTGGGCATGTCTGTGCAGCACTTCAATCGGCAGAAACTTACGAACACAGAAGACAGAAGTGATATTGAGGCAAATTTCTACTTAGTtgctcataaagaataa
- the LOC115371656 gene encoding nicotinamide N-methyltransferase-like, with protein sequence MAAPLTYRRVARLRDQDSMDESRTLTNSELYQSKFDPKTYLDNFYQFSDNRRFLTFVLCELSQTFSSGKYKGKRLIEVGTGPTIHTLISACEHFEEIVVSDYTDSNRRELEKWIRAEEGCFNWDPHIQFVCDLEGRRTPAVVKETLRQRIKHVLKCDVNLENPFQPVTVEPADCIISSLCLEAACKDREAYRRSLGAMVGLLRPGGVLVIIGDLNETFYTVGDQRFSSLNLSQDFIEKTLCELGLSVQHLILQQAEDREANLKCDYEASFYLVAHKNCDRS encoded by the exons ATGGCGGCTCCGCTGACGTATcgcagggttgccag GCTGAGAGATCAAGACAGTATGGATGAATCCAGAACCTTGACCAACTCAGAGCTGTACCAGAGCAAGTTTGATCCCAAGACCTATCTTGACAATTTTTACCAGTTCTCTGACAACAGACGTTTTTTGACATTCGTGCTGTGTGAGCTGAGCCAGACCTTCTCATCAG GCAAATACAAGGGCAAGAGGCTGATTGAAGTTGGGACAGGTCCTACCATCCACACTCTGATCAGCGCCTGTGAGCACTTTGAGGAGATCGTGGTGTCTGATTATACAGACAGCAACAGAAGGGAGTTAGAGAAGTGGATAAGAGCTGAGGAGGGCTGCTTCAACTGGGATCCCCATATTCAGTTTGTCTGTGACCTGGAGGGGAGAAG GACTCCGGCAGTCGTTAAAGAGACTCTCCGCCAGAGGATCAAGCACGTCCTAAAATGTGATGTCAACCTGGAGAATCCATTCCAGCCGGTAACAGTAGAGCCTGCAGACTGCATCATATCATCTCTCTGTCTGGAGGCTGCCTGTAAAGACCGGGAGGCCTACAGGCGTTCACTGGGAGCCATGGTGGGTTTGCTGCGGCCTGGAGGAGTCCTGGTGATAATTGGAGATCTTAATGAGACTTTCTATACAGTGGGGGATCAAAGATTCTCCTCTTTGAATCTGAGCCAAGACTTTATTGAGAAAACACTCTGTGAGTTGGGCCTGTCTGTGCAGCACCTCATTCTGCAACAGGCTGAAGACAGAGAGGCCAATCTGAAATGTGATTATGAAGCATCTTTCTACCTGGTTGCTCATAAAAACTGTGACCGATCATGA